A window from bacterium encodes these proteins:
- a CDS encoding penicillin-binding transpeptidase domain-containing protein, giving the protein MKRLRNFLKLPLRPRDRYADIAPEDIFLDSSNLPKFDRNQFEGRLEKPISSSVPLYLGVFFLFVGLVFVFRLFSLQIVEGKTYAQKSENNRLRHTLIFSERGVVYDRNKVELAWNSIHPNNPDFSLREYTSLPGLSHLLGYLKYPSKDSDGFYYQETFDGREGVERAYDVLLGGANGLKITETDALGAVQSESVIEPPVRGRSLSLSVDSAIQSKLYEIIRETAGNVGFRAGSGLIMDVQTGEMLALASYPEYSSAVLTGGDSEQIRNYVNNPYTPFLNRAVAGLYTPGSIVKPFLALAALNEQIISPEKQILSTGSISIPNPYAPGQSSVFKDWKAHGWVDMRHALAVSSDVYFYEIGGGFEDQQGLGIQRIDEYMKKFGFGEETGIDLPHEETGLIPTPQWKEETFNGEAWRVGDTYNTAIGQYSVQVTPIQIVRAIAAIANEGMLLRPKIVSEGKIESTSLNIPSEYFTIVKEGMRMAVTEGTAQGLSVPFVKVAAKTGTAELGVAKQYVNSWIVGFFPFDVPRYAFAVVMERGPVTNLIGGAYVMRQLLDWMNAHTPEYFEAKPAN; this is encoded by the coding sequence ATGAAAAGATTGCGGAATTTTCTAAAATTGCCGTTGCGGCCGCGTGACAGATATGCGGACATCGCCCCGGAAGATATTTTTCTTGACTCAAGCAACCTGCCGAAGTTTGACCGAAACCAGTTTGAAGGGAGACTGGAGAAACCGATTTCTTCATCAGTGCCGCTCTATCTCGGCGTATTCTTTCTTTTTGTCGGATTGGTATTCGTATTCCGGTTATTTTCTTTGCAAATTGTTGAGGGAAAAACGTATGCGCAAAAGAGCGAAAACAACCGTCTACGGCACACGCTTATCTTTTCCGAGCGGGGAGTTGTCTATGACCGGAACAAGGTGGAATTGGCGTGGAACAGCATCCATCCGAACAACCCTGATTTTTCTTTACGCGAATACACGTCTCTCCCCGGACTTTCTCATCTTCTCGGCTACCTTAAATATCCGTCAAAAGACAGCGACGGTTTTTACTATCAGGAAACATTCGATGGGCGGGAGGGTGTCGAACGAGCCTATGATGTTTTACTTGGAGGAGCAAACGGCTTGAAAATTACCGAAACCGACGCTCTTGGCGCGGTTCAGTCCGAAAGTGTCATCGAGCCCCCTGTGCGCGGAAGAAGCCTTTCTTTGTCGGTTGATTCGGCAATACAAAGCAAGCTGTATGAAATTATCAGGGAGACGGCGGGCAATGTCGGTTTCCGAGCGGGCTCGGGCCTCATCATGGATGTGCAGACGGGAGAAATGCTTGCACTTGCAAGTTACCCGGAATACAGCTCGGCGGTCTTAACCGGAGGCGATTCGGAACAGATTAGAAACTATGTAAACAATCCATACACACCTTTTCTCAATCGTGCCGTTGCGGGGCTGTACACTCCGGGCTCGATTGTAAAACCGTTTCTTGCCCTTGCCGCTCTTAACGAACAAATCATTTCTCCGGAAAAACAAATTCTTTCCACCGGTTCGATTTCCATTCCAAACCCGTACGCACCGGGACAAAGTTCGGTTTTTAAAGACTGGAAAGCGCATGGCTGGGTTGACATGAGACACGCGCTCGCGGTTTCTTCGGACGTATATTTTTACGAAATCGGAGGGGGGTTTGAAGACCAGCAAGGCCTCGGCATACAGAGAATCGACGAGTATATGAAAAAATTCGGTTTCGGAGAGGAAACGGGCATTGACCTTCCACATGAAGAAACGGGACTGATTCCGACACCGCAATGGAAGGAGGAAACTTTTAACGGAGAGGCGTGGAGAGTCGGGGATACGTATAACACGGCTATCGGCCAATACAGTGTTCAGGTAACGCCCATCCAGATTGTTCGGGCGATTGCCGCGATTGCGAACGAAGGAATGCTCTTACGGCCCAAAATAGTGTCGGAAGGAAAAATAGAATCCACCTCGCTTAATATCCCCTCCGAATATTTCACTATTGTCAAAGAGGGAATGCGAATGGCTGTGACGGAAGGAACGGCCCAGGGCCTCTCCGTCCCGTTTGTCAAAGTTGCCGCAAAAACGGGAACCGCCGAACTCGGCGTGGCAAAGCAATATGTGAACTCGTGGATTGTCGGTTTCTTTCCGTTTGACGTTCCCCGATACGCTTTTGCGGTTGTTATGGAGCGCGGGCCTGTTACGAACCTTATTGGAGGAGCCTATGTTATGCGCCAGCTTCTTGACTGGATGAACGCGCATACACCAGAATATTTTGAGGCAAAACCCGCAAATTGA
- the mreC gene encoding rod shape-determining protein MreC, which translates to MNYLLKNRRNPSPLKRRALIASSVAVLFFSLFLIAHPFFSNIFKTSFRPLFIAHGALLEGTDFLSAFFVPRVKLEEENRLLKEQIESLKFDRMANEVLRFENVRLRELLGRTPSAEGMLVAVLSRPPYTPFDTLIVDAGTKNNVEKDASVAYLGAYLGKIIGVDVLTSHVLLASSPGETTQTFVARTGEAVRLEGRGNGNFVALLPKAFDIVKGDILEISSLDNLIVAEVGHIDSDPASSFQAVYLKGPVNMNNLQRVMIFPPLHHE; encoded by the coding sequence ATGAACTACCTCCTCAAGAATAGAAGAAACCCATCGCCCTTAAAAAGGCGGGCGCTCATTGCCTCAAGCGTGGCTGTATTGTTTTTCTCCCTTTTTCTTATTGCACATCCCTTTTTCTCAAATATTTTTAAAACAAGTTTTCGGCCTCTTTTTATCGCGCACGGCGCGCTTCTGGAAGGCACGGATTTTCTTTCCGCGTTTTTTGTTCCGCGGGTGAAACTTGAGGAAGAAAATAGACTCCTTAAAGAACAAATCGAAAGTCTGAAATTCGACCGCATGGCGAATGAGGTTCTCCGTTTTGAAAATGTGCGCTTACGGGAACTCTTGGGAAGAACCCCTTCCGCCGAAGGTATGCTTGTCGCCGTATTGTCACGTCCGCCGTATACGCCTTTTGATACGCTCATTGTTGACGCCGGAACAAAAAACAACGTTGAAAAAGATGCGAGTGTTGCGTACCTCGGGGCATATCTCGGGAAAATTATCGGCGTGGACGTTCTTACGTCTCATGTGTTGCTCGCGTCTTCCCCTGGAGAAACGACGCAAACATTTGTCGCCCGCACGGGTGAGGCCGTCCGTCTGGAAGGCAGGGGAAATGGAAATTTTGTCGCTTTATTGCCAAAGGCGTTCGATATCGTAAAGGGAGATATTCTTGAAATTTCTTCCCTTGATAATTTGATTGTTGCCGAAGTCGGGCATATCGACTCGGATCCCGCATCTTCCTTTCAAGCCGTATACCTCAAGGGTCCGGTCAATATGAACAATCTCCAGCGCGTAATGATATTTCCACCTTTACACCATGAGTAA
- a CDS encoding rod shape-determining protein — protein MFNKKLEKLYTLFSNDIGIDLGTANTLVYVHGRGIVINEPSVVAVNHKTGQVVAVGAQAKQMLGRTPPHIIPVKPVVDGVISDFEVTEEMIAYLLNKAQESSRKLLGPRVVVGVPSGITNVETRAVRDATKNAGAREVYIVEEPMAAAIGIRLPVHDAIGNMIIDIGGGTTDIAVISLGGVVQSKNLRIAGERLNNDIISYIRNEFKILVGEKTAEDVKIAIGTMIPEHMPLESTIKGRDLITGLPREVIITDSDIREAVSSSIDTLIEATKEVLETTPPELLGDIMHRGIHLVGGGALLRGLGDMIQEYVKIPVHIADDPLTAVARGTGIVLENLKEYEDVLIVNEDELPPQE, from the coding sequence GTGTTTAACAAAAAGTTGGAAAAACTGTATACCTTGTTTTCAAACGATATCGGTATCGATTTAGGTACCGCCAATACCCTTGTCTATGTTCACGGGCGGGGAATCGTTATCAATGAACCTTCCGTTGTTGCGGTAAACCACAAAACGGGGCAGGTGGTTGCGGTCGGGGCGCAAGCAAAACAAATGCTTGGACGAACGCCCCCTCACATCATTCCGGTCAAGCCCGTCGTTGACGGTGTTATCTCGGACTTTGAAGTTACCGAAGAGATGATTGCCTATCTTCTCAACAAAGCTCAAGAAAGTTCAAGGAAACTTCTCGGTCCGCGGGTGGTTGTCGGCGTTCCTTCCGGTATTACGAATGTTGAAACCCGTGCCGTTCGCGATGCGACAAAAAACGCGGGAGCAAGAGAAGTATATATTGTCGAAGAACCAATGGCTGCCGCTATCGGAATTCGTCTGCCCGTTCACGACGCGATAGGGAATATGATTATTGACATCGGGGGCGGAACGACCGACATCGCCGTCATTTCTTTGGGTGGAGTGGTTCAATCAAAAAATTTGCGTATTGCCGGTGAACGTCTTAACAACGACATCATTTCTTACATCCGAAACGAATTTAAAATTCTTGTCGGAGAGAAAACCGCTGAAGACGTAAAAATAGCCATCGGTACCATGATTCCCGAACATATGCCGCTAGAGTCCACAATAAAGGGCCGTGACCTCATTACGGGGCTTCCGCGTGAGGTTATTATCACTGACTCGGATATTCGGGAAGCCGTTTCTTCGTCCATCGACACGTTGATTGAGGCGACGAAAGAAGTGCTGGAAACCACTCCTCCCGAACTTCTCGGAGACATCATGCATCGCGGAATCCATCTTGTCGGCGGAGGGGCATTGTTACGGGGTCTGGGAGATATGATTCAGGAATACGTAAAAATTCCCGTGCACATTGCGGATGACCCGCTCACGGCTGTCGCGCGCGGTACCGGTATTGTTTTGGAAAATTTAAAAGAATACGAGGATGTTCTTATTGTTAACGAAGATGAACTACCTCCTCAAGAATAG
- a CDS encoding aminoacyl--tRNA ligase-related protein has protein sequence MLQSQLFTKTRKETPKDEVSKNALLLIQAGFIHKEMAGAYSYLPLGLRVLNKITNIIREEMNHIGGQEVFLTALQDKAVWEKTNRWDDRAVDNWFKTKFKNDTEVGLAFTHEEPLTKIMTEYVRSYRDLPCAVYQFQTKFRNETRAKSGIMRLREFIMKDLYSFSRTQGEHEAFYEKAKEAYKTVFARLGIGDKTHLTFASGGTFSKYSHEFQTETAAGEDLIYVDEKRKLAINKEVLTDEVLADLKISRKDLVEKKTVEVGNIFSLGTRFSDAFGLTFVNDKGEKQPVIMGSYGIGPGRLMGVIVEVMADGKGMVWPSSIAPFQVHLLRLGEKKDVTDAADKTFNVLRNAGIEVLYDERDASPGEKLADADLIGIPYRFVISEKTVAEGKIEVKSRKDGKIISIDNSSLSSQYLSQFRS, from the coding sequence ATGCTTCAATCCCAACTTTTTACAAAGACGAGAAAAGAGACTCCCAAAGACGAAGTTTCCAAAAACGCCCTCCTTCTTATACAGGCCGGATTCATACACAAAGAAATGGCCGGAGCGTATTCGTATCTGCCTTTAGGTTTGCGCGTTCTCAATAAAATAACAAACATTATCCGCGAGGAAATGAATCACATTGGCGGGCAAGAAGTTTTTTTGACAGCCCTTCAAGACAAAGCGGTATGGGAAAAAACAAACCGATGGGACGACAGAGCAGTCGACAATTGGTTTAAAACAAAATTTAAAAACGATACGGAGGTTGGTCTTGCGTTCACTCACGAGGAACCGCTGACAAAAATTATGACCGAATACGTGCGTTCGTACCGCGACCTTCCGTGCGCCGTGTATCAATTCCAGACAAAATTCAGGAACGAAACGCGGGCGAAAAGCGGTATTATGCGGCTGCGGGAATTCATTATGAAAGACTTATACTCGTTTTCCCGCACCCAAGGAGAACACGAGGCGTTTTATGAAAAGGCCAAAGAAGCCTATAAAACGGTCTTTGCCCGTCTCGGTATAGGGGACAAGACACATTTAACGTTCGCTTCCGGCGGAACGTTCTCAAAATATTCCCATGAATTTCAAACGGAAACCGCGGCGGGAGAAGACCTTATCTATGTGGACGAAAAAAGAAAACTTGCCATAAATAAGGAAGTATTAACGGATGAAGTGCTTGCCGACCTAAAAATTTCCCGAAAAGATTTAGTTGAAAAAAAGACGGTTGAGGTGGGAAATATTTTTAGTCTTGGTACCCGTTTTTCGGACGCGTTTGGGCTTACGTTTGTAAACGACAAAGGGGAGAAGCAGCCTGTCATTATGGGCAGTTACGGTATCGGACCGGGAAGGCTTATGGGAGTGATTGTTGAAGTAATGGCTGACGGAAAGGGAATGGTGTGGCCTTCTTCCATTGCTCCGTTTCAAGTGCACCTTCTCCGTCTTGGCGAAAAGAAAGACGTGACGGATGCCGCGGACAAAACCTTCAACGTATTAAGAAACGCGGGTATTGAAGTGCTCTATGACGAACGTGACGCTTCCCCGGGAGAAAAACTCGCCGATGCCGACCTTATTGGTATCCCGTACCGTTTTGTAATAAGCGAAAAGACCGTTGCGGAAGGAAAAATCGAAGTAAAGTCACGTAAAGACGGAAAAATAATCTCTATTGACAACAGCTCTCTGTCCTCACAATATCTAAGTCAGTTTCGGTCTTAA